CGGAACGACCCACTTGGTGGGCTGGCCGGTGACCGTCGCGATGGTGTCGAAGTCGCGGTCGTAATGCAGCACGGTGAGCCGCTGCAGTTCAGCCGTCGCCGCCAGGAGCAGGTCGGGGATGGACGCCGCCCGGTGCTGCCCGCGCCGCGCGAGTTCGTGCTGCACCTCGGCCGCCCGATCCCAGGCCCGTTCTGCCACCGGGACCCAGGTGAACGCCAGGCGGAAACGCTGTGCGCCCGCCTCGTACTCGGCGAGGTTGCGTGCGGAGTAGAGCGTCTCCAGCTCGGAAACCGGGCACATCGCGACCCGGCCGGCTTCGATCAGCGGACCCAGCACCGCCAGCACCGCGGGATGGCGGAGCCGGTGGAGGGCGCTGGTGTCGATCAGATACGTCACGACCAGGCTGCGGCGCGTACCTCGTCGTCAGCGAGGTCGCCGAAGGCTCCACCGGCGAACATCTCGATGACGTCGCGCCGGGCCTTCGCGGCGATGACCTCGCGGATCGCGAGACGGACCGCTTCGGTGTTCTTGCTGGTCCCCAGGATGTCCTTGGCCTGGGCGAGTTCTTCCTGGTCGATGTCGACTAGCACTTGCGTCACCACAGGCTCCGATCTTTAAAGAATCGTCACCCAGAAGTTTAATGAGTCGAGCGCTAGATCGTAATAGCCCCTGCTGGGAGAGCTGGGCGCGCATGTTAAGAAGGGCACCTTCCTATACGCAAAGCGATAAGAAGGTGCCCTTCCTTTCAAGCGGGTCAGGCTACGACGGAGACCAGGCGGCCGGGGATGACGATGACCTTCTTGGGGTCCTTGCCGGACAGGGAGTCGGTGACCGCGGCCAGGGCGGCGGCGCGGACCTCGTCCTCGGCGGCGTCGGCGGCCACCTCGATCCGGCCCCGCACCTTGCCGTTGACCTGGACCGGGTACGTG
The Catellatospora sp. IY07-71 DNA segment above includes these coding regions:
- a CDS encoding PIN domain nuclease, which produces MTYLIDTSALHRLRHPAVLAVLGPLIEAGRVAMCPVSELETLYSARNLAEYEAGAQRFRLAFTWVPVAERAWDRAAEVQHELARRGQHRAASIPDLLLAATAELQRLTVLHYDRDFDTIATVTGQPTKWVVPAGIAD